A genomic segment from Neobacillus sp. YX16 encodes:
- the tmk gene encoding dTMP kinase, which translates to MSYFITLEGVEGSGKSTLINFIRDSIESNGKKVVVTREPGGIDIAEQIRSVILDKKNIKMDGRTEALLYAAARRQHLVEKVIPSLNEGNIVLCDRFIDSSLAYQGYARGLGINEVYSVNKFAIEGLMPDLTLYLDLDPQIGLNRIAKNKGREINRLDLEEINFHVKVREGYEEVLKMFPERMVRIDANQDIGKVMTDINEVLISRLK; encoded by the coding sequence ATGAGTTACTTCATTACCCTCGAAGGAGTCGAAGGATCTGGCAAATCAACCTTAATAAATTTCATTCGAGATTCTATTGAAAGCAATGGAAAAAAGGTAGTTGTCACAAGAGAGCCTGGAGGAATTGATATAGCTGAACAAATTCGTTCAGTTATTTTAGATAAAAAAAATATTAAAATGGATGGTAGAACAGAAGCCCTGCTTTACGCTGCTGCAAGAAGACAACATTTAGTAGAAAAGGTAATACCATCTCTTAATGAAGGCAATATTGTATTATGTGATCGATTTATCGATAGCAGCCTAGCCTATCAGGGATATGCAAGAGGGTTAGGTATCAATGAGGTCTATTCGGTAAATAAATTTGCAATTGAAGGATTAATGCCTGATTTAACTTTGTACTTAGATTTGGATCCTCAAATAGGCTTAAATCGAATTGCAAAAAATAAAGGGAGAGAAATAAACAGATTAGATTTAGAGGAAATAAACTTCCATGTTAAAGTCCGGGAAGGGTATGAAGAAGTATTGAAGATGTTCCCAGAAAGAATGGTTAGAATAGATGCAAATCAAGACATTGGTAAAGTTATGACTGATATCAATGAAGTATTAATAAGTAGGCTGAAATAA
- a CDS encoding aminotransferase class I/II-fold pyridoxal phosphate-dependent enzyme, with amino-acid sequence MNKQNRIPLYEALHTHKNNNPISFHVPGHKSGAILHQQSYNLFQEVLKIDATELSGLDDLHSPEGAIKEAQDLLAALYQAKESFFLVNGSTVGNLAMVLSVCKKDDVILVQRNCHKSVLNALKLAKARPVFLEPEYNQDWKTATGVSKEIVERAISLYSEAKAIVLTYPNYYGMVYDLKSVIELSHLHNIPVLVDEAHGPHFIIGDPFPASAIQLGADMVVQSAHKTLPAMTMGSYLHINSHRVNSDVVKEYLQMLQSSSPSYVIMASLDLARSYLAAYQQSDIEYLQKEIAGFKKELSTIQSIKVLDYPDSQGDTLKVTIQSRSKLSGFELQKKLEEIAIYTEMADPYNVLLVLPLLKENQDYPLVEVSRRMKNLLAKLPHHPVEEDFLISSGKISELAIPYEKLSNVQMEAISITEAAGHVCAETITPYPPGIPLLLMGELILEERVNQLIQLIDMGARFQGGSLIDKKLINVVKTCS; translated from the coding sequence ATGAATAAACAAAATCGAATTCCATTATACGAAGCACTACATACACACAAAAATAATAATCCAATTTCATTTCATGTTCCTGGACATAAGTCGGGAGCTATTCTTCACCAGCAATCATATAATTTATTTCAAGAAGTATTAAAAATTGATGCCACAGAATTATCTGGTCTAGATGATTTGCACTCCCCTGAAGGTGCAATAAAGGAGGCACAAGACCTCTTAGCAGCACTTTATCAGGCCAAGGAAAGCTTTTTCTTAGTCAATGGATCTACCGTTGGAAATCTAGCCATGGTCTTGTCAGTTTGTAAAAAAGATGACGTTATCCTGGTACAAAGAAATTGTCATAAGTCAGTCCTAAATGCCCTAAAACTAGCAAAGGCACGCCCGGTATTTTTAGAGCCAGAATATAATCAGGATTGGAAGACGGCAACAGGTGTCTCCAAAGAAATAGTTGAAAGAGCTATTTCCCTCTATTCAGAAGCAAAAGCGATTGTCCTGACCTACCCGAACTACTATGGAATGGTGTATGATTTAAAAAGTGTTATAGAGCTTTCACATCTTCATAACATTCCTGTATTAGTAGATGAGGCACATGGGCCTCATTTTATTATTGGAGACCCATTCCCGGCTTCCGCCATTCAATTAGGAGCTGATATGGTCGTCCAATCAGCACATAAAACCCTTCCTGCCATGACAATGGGATCCTATTTACATATAAACAGCCATCGGGTTAACAGTGACGTAGTCAAAGAGTACCTGCAAATGTTACAGTCAAGCAGTCCGTCATACGTTATCATGGCTTCACTTGACCTAGCGAGAAGTTATTTAGCAGCCTACCAACAAAGCGATATAGAATATTTACAAAAAGAAATAGCAGGTTTTAAAAAAGAGCTGTCTACGATTCAAAGCATTAAGGTATTGGATTATCCTGACTCACAAGGGGACACATTAAAGGTAACTATACAGTCAAGATCAAAGTTAAGCGGATTTGAACTCCAAAAAAAATTAGAAGAGATAGCTATATATACAGAAATGGCAGATCCCTATAATGTGCTATTAGTTCTTCCTTTATTGAAGGAAAATCAAGACTATCCACTAGTAGAAGTGAGCAGGAGAATGAAAAACTTATTGGCGAAGTTACCACATCATCCAGTAGAAGAGGACTTTCTAATTAGCTCTGGCAAGATATCTGAGCTGGCGATTCCTTATGAGAAGTTATCAAATGTTCAGATGGAAGCAATATCTATTACAGAAGCTGCAGGGCATGTATGTGCCGAGACAATTACACCATATCCGCCTGGTATTCCCTTATTATTAATGGGGGAGTTAATTCTAGAGGAAAGGGTCAATCAGCTAATCCAACTAATAGATATGGGAGCGAGATTTCAAGGAGGATCCTTGATAGATAAAAAGTTAATTAACGTAGTTAAAACATGCAGTTAA
- a CDS encoding sigma factor G inhibitor Gin, with protein MEVVWLSSLAHNHYQETCVICENQKQKGIHLYTSFICTDCEEDLIQTETHDPKYKYYLKQLKKITTPEIFS; from the coding sequence ATGGAGGTGGTGTGGTTGAGTTCATTAGCGCATAATCATTACCAGGAAACATGCGTAATTTGCGAAAATCAAAAACAAAAAGGGATACATCTATATACTTCATTTATATGTACAGACTGCGAAGAAGACTTGATTCAAACAGAAACACATGATCCAAAATATAAATACTATCTAAAACAACTAAAAAAAATAACAACACCTGAAATTTTTTCATAA
- the dnaX gene encoding DNA polymerase III subunit gamma/tau, with protein MAYQALYRVWRPQQFIDVVGQEHVTKTLQNALLQQKISHAYLFNGPRGTGKTSAAKILAKAVNCERAPVSEPCNECAACKGITNGTISDVLEFDAASNSRVEEMRDVLDKVKFAPTSVRYKVYIIDEVHMLSISAFNALLKTLEEPPQHVIFILATTEPHKIPLTIISRCQRFDFRRITAQSIVNRMKLIVEETGVNCEEDALKMIARAAEGGMRDALSLLDQAISFSQESVTVEDALTVTGSVSQGFLNKLARSVLEKDVASGLEALEELLFHGKDPSRFIEDFILYYRDMLLYKTAPNLEESLDRVLLDEEFRQIAESVPYDQIYQLIELLNKTQQDMRWTNHPRIFLEVAIVKLCQTEVKQVEQMPSGQMAQLFTKIEQLEHELQQLKSNGPAVVQDAATQTAQKPAQRSSRKGFQPAVGRINEVLKNATKNDLNQIKSKWGDMRGRLMKSHAALLNEAEPAAASADAFILKFKHEIHCQMAMDNNRFIETITLALQELTGNKYLVLGVPEEQWVSIRENFLSTQHHVEGETLESKPEEEPHIAEAKNLFGAEFVEIID; from the coding sequence TTGGCTTATCAGGCTTTATATCGTGTTTGGCGTCCTCAGCAATTTATTGATGTAGTAGGACAAGAACATGTGACGAAAACATTGCAAAACGCCCTACTTCAACAAAAAATTTCCCATGCCTATTTATTTAATGGGCCGCGAGGAACTGGTAAAACAAGTGCAGCAAAAATATTGGCTAAAGCAGTAAATTGTGAACGAGCACCCGTTTCTGAACCCTGTAATGAATGTGCTGCCTGCAAGGGGATTACGAATGGAACGATATCTGATGTGCTAGAATTTGACGCAGCTTCCAACTCCAGAGTGGAAGAAATGCGGGATGTTCTAGATAAGGTAAAGTTCGCACCAACTTCTGTTCGCTACAAGGTCTATATAATTGATGAAGTACATATGCTATCGATTAGTGCCTTTAATGCCTTGTTAAAAACATTAGAAGAGCCGCCTCAGCATGTTATCTTCATTTTAGCTACGACTGAGCCTCACAAAATACCTCTGACCATTATTTCTAGATGTCAACGATTTGATTTTAGGCGGATTACAGCACAATCTATTGTAAATCGAATGAAGCTAATCGTCGAAGAAACTGGGGTTAATTGCGAAGAGGATGCTCTAAAAATGATTGCGAGGGCGGCTGAAGGCGGTATGCGTGACGCATTAAGTCTTTTGGACCAAGCTATTTCCTTTAGCCAAGAAAGTGTAACTGTTGAAGATGCTTTAACGGTAACGGGATCTGTTTCACAGGGTTTCTTAAACAAGCTTGCAAGGTCAGTTCTGGAAAAGGATGTAGCCAGCGGTTTAGAAGCCTTAGAGGAATTGTTATTTCATGGGAAGGATCCTTCAAGATTTATCGAGGATTTTATTTTATACTACCGAGATATGCTGCTGTATAAAACCGCACCAAATCTTGAAGAGTCATTAGATAGAGTCTTGTTAGATGAGGAGTTTCGACAAATTGCTGAGTCTGTTCCTTATGATCAGATTTACCAGCTCATTGAATTGTTAAATAAAACCCAACAGGATATGCGCTGGACCAACCATCCGAGAATCTTTTTAGAAGTTGCGATTGTTAAGCTGTGTCAAACAGAGGTAAAGCAGGTTGAGCAAATGCCTTCTGGACAAATGGCACAACTGTTTACCAAAATAGAACAGCTTGAGCATGAACTACAACAGTTAAAATCGAATGGACCAGCGGTTGTCCAGGATGCAGCAACACAGACTGCACAAAAGCCTGCACAAAGAAGTTCAAGAAAAGGATTTCAGCCTGCTGTTGGTAGAATAAATGAAGTATTAAAGAATGCAACCAAGAATGATTTAAATCAAATTAAAAGCAAATGGGGTGACATGAGAGGACGGTTAATGAAATCTCATGCAGCTTTATTGAATGAAGCAGAGCCTGCTGCGGCTTCAGCCGATGCTTTTATTTTAAAATTTAAACATGAAATTCATTGTCAAATGGCCATGGATAATAACCGTTTTATCGAAACGATTACGCTTGCTCTTCAAGAGCTAACAGGAAATAAGTATCTAGTGCTTGGTGTACCAGAAGAGCAATGGGTTTCGATTAGAGAAAATTTCTTAAGTACTCAGCATCACGTGGAAGGTGAAACTCTTGAGTCTAAACCAGAAGAAGAGCCGCATATTGCGGAAGCCAAAAACTTGTTCGGTGCTGAATTTGTTGAAATAATTGACTAA
- a CDS encoding pro-sigmaK processing inhibitor BofA family protein produces the protein MEPIIIISILGGLVLILLFSGAPFKPARFIGQAVVKLLIGALLLFFLNTAGNSFGIHVPINFATSAVSGFLGIPGLVALAAIQKFII, from the coding sequence TTGGAACCAATTATAATCATTTCGATATTAGGCGGGCTCGTACTTATTCTTTTGTTTTCTGGAGCTCCTTTTAAGCCAGCAAGATTTATTGGTCAAGCAGTTGTCAAATTATTAATTGGAGCACTGCTATTATTCTTCTTAAATACAGCGGGTAATAGTTTTGGTATTCATGTGCCTATTAATTTTGCAACATCAGCTGTATCAGGCTTTCTTGGAATTCCAGGATTAGTGGCCCTGGCTGCCATTCAAAAGTTTATCATCTAA
- a CDS encoding YbaB/EbfC family nucleoid-associated protein, which yields MRGGMGNMQNMMKQMQKMQKKMAEAQEELGQQKIEGTAGGGMVTVIVTGHKEVVDVQIKPEAVDPDDIEMLQDLVLAATNDALKKVEELTNNTMGQFTKGMNLPF from the coding sequence ATGCGTGGTGGAATGGGTAATATGCAAAATATGATGAAGCAAATGCAAAAAATGCAAAAGAAAATGGCTGAGGCACAAGAAGAATTAGGACAACAGAAGATTGAAGGAACAGCTGGGGGCGGCATGGTAACTGTCATTGTAACAGGACATAAAGAAGTGGTAGACGTACAAATTAAACCTGAAGCTGTAGATCCTGACGACATCGAAATGCTTCAAGATCTTGTTTTAGCAGCAACAAACGATGCTTTAAAGAAGGTTGAAGAGCTCACAAACAATACGATGGGTCAATTTACAAAAGGAATGAATCTTCCATTTTAA
- a CDS encoding glycoside hydrolase family 43 protein → MIMKNSKPNEPLVTHIYTADPSAHVFEGKLYIYPSHDLDHDEPSNDNGDQYKMEDYHVLSMDNVNSPVVDHGEALHVKNVPWASKQMWAPDAAYKNNTYYLFFPARDKDGIFRIGVATSSNPAGPFIPEENYIPGSFSIDPAVLVDEDSKAYIYFGGLWGGQLEKWQTGAFISDAEGPAPTEPAIGPRVAELSEDMLTFKSEPKEISIIDEDGNPILVSDEDRRYFEGPWVHKFKGLYYLSYSTGTTHKIVYAVSENPQGPFVFKGTILTPVIGWTTHHSIVEFNDKWYLFYHDCSLSDGVNHKRSVKYTELNYNEDGTIQTIDPYGDK, encoded by the coding sequence ATGATAATGAAAAACTCAAAACCTAATGAACCTTTAGTTACGCACATTTATACTGCAGATCCTTCCGCACATGTCTTTGAAGGAAAGCTTTATATCTATCCTTCACATGACCTTGATCATGATGAACCTTCTAATGATAATGGTGACCAATATAAGATGGAAGATTACCATGTCCTATCCATGGATAATGTTAACTCTCCTGTTGTTGACCACGGGGAAGCGCTTCACGTAAAAAATGTTCCATGGGCATCTAAACAAATGTGGGCACCTGATGCAGCTTACAAAAACAACACGTATTATTTATTCTTCCCAGCAAGAGATAAAGATGGCATATTTAGAATTGGTGTCGCAACAAGCTCTAATCCTGCAGGCCCTTTTATACCAGAAGAAAATTACATACCTGGCAGCTTCAGCATCGACCCAGCTGTATTAGTGGATGAAGATTCAAAAGCCTATATTTATTTTGGCGGTCTTTGGGGAGGACAGTTAGAAAAATGGCAGACTGGAGCATTTATTTCAGATGCTGAGGGCCCAGCTCCGACAGAACCTGCAATAGGTCCGAGAGTAGCTGAATTAAGTGAAGATATGCTGACATTTAAAAGTGAACCGAAGGAAATCTCCATTATTGATGAAGATGGCAATCCGATTCTTGTAAGTGACGAAGATAGAAGATATTTTGAAGGACCATGGGTTCATAAATTCAAAGGCCTTTACTATTTGTCTTATTCTACGGGTACAACCCATAAAATTGTTTATGCGGTAAGTGAAAACCCACAGGGTCCATTTGTGTTCAAAGGAACCATTCTTACCCCTGTTATTGGCTGGACCACACATCATTCAATTGTAGAGTTTAACGATAAGTGGTACCTGTTCTATCACGATTGCTCGTTATCAGATGGAGTAAACCATAAGCGCTCTGTCAAATACACTGAACTTAATTATAACGAAGATGGAACGATTCAAACGATTGACCCTTACGGAGATAAATAA
- the recR gene encoding recombination mediator RecR: MHYPEPISKLIDSFMKLPGIGPKTAGRLAFYVLSMKEDTVLDFAKALVNAKRNLTYCSVCGHITDQDPCYICEDQRRDKSTICVVQDPKDVIAMEKMKEFSGKYHVLHGAISPMDGIGPEDINIPDLLKRLHDETVQEVILATNPNIEGEATAMYISRLLKPSGIKITRIAHGLPVGGDLEYADEVTLSKALEGRREI; encoded by the coding sequence ATGCATTATCCAGAACCGATTTCTAAGTTGATTGACAGTTTCATGAAACTGCCTGGTATCGGACCCAAAACTGCTGGTCGTTTGGCCTTTTATGTTTTAAGTATGAAGGAAGATACTGTGCTGGATTTTGCTAAAGCACTTGTAAATGCCAAACGAAATTTAACCTATTGTTCTGTCTGTGGTCATATTACAGATCAGGATCCATGCTATATATGTGAAGACCAACGCCGAGATAAGAGTACAATTTGTGTTGTTCAAGATCCAAAGGATGTTATTGCGATGGAAAAAATGAAGGAATTCAGTGGTAAGTACCATGTTCTGCATGGTGCAATTTCACCTATGGATGGAATAGGTCCGGAGGATATTAATATTCCTGACCTCCTAAAGCGTCTTCATGATGAAACCGTACAGGAAGTGATATTAGCGACGAATCCAAATATTGAGGGAGAGGCAACGGCGATGTATATTTCTCGTTTGCTTAAACCATCAGGCATAAAAATCACAAGGATTGCTCACGGACTTCCTGTTGGAGGAGACCTAGAATACGCAGACGAAGTTACTCTATCTAAAGCTCTCGAGGGAAGAAGAGAAATTTAA
- a CDS encoding YaaL family protein, producing MFFKRKGWLRKEFDGKLLTQLQEYKEHWQEQKQLLDKSFDPSEEAICQTKIAQAKYFFLLKEAKDRNVSIKR from the coding sequence ATGTTTTTTAAGCGTAAAGGATGGCTGCGGAAAGAGTTTGATGGAAAACTTTTAACTCAGTTACAGGAGTATAAAGAACATTGGCAGGAGCAAAAACAATTGTTAGATAAAAGTTTTGATCCTTCGGAGGAAGCGATTTGTCAGACAAAAATTGCCCAAGCAAAGTACTTCTTTCTATTAAAAGAAGCAAAAGACAGAAATGTAAGTATTAAAAGGTGA